One window from the genome of Populus alba chromosome 15, ASM523922v2, whole genome shotgun sequence encodes:
- the LOC118056355 gene encoding peptidyl-prolyl cis-trans isomerase FKBP53, producing MSFWGIEVKPGKPYPYHSDDVQGKLRVTQATLGLGSSEERCILQCAVAHKSPIFLCSLLPGKAESCSLNLEFSDELVAFSVIGPRSIHLCGYFDSEKGDHLRDEYEYDSGETIADTESDESSEYDYDDEYDDDFIDDDNDLQIYPPSPVPSDGVATEEITEDDKPKKENGKSKRIKKKKNNQSSDQEDQNNSQQQIVVKRDAGISVLESEDEDGFPISSSAKRKATVQDPQAEINGQKDKETTQETKKKIDREDNDDTTGKKRKVKSIDEDGQPESKTKKKKKKKKKQREQGAEEKIDEMDDKEENNNASIDEIKPEEVKRQDSTDGNKHDQRGLDTDAGSMPGEDSSDKKKKKKKKKKTQDSGTTTKEQAVSAVGGEAKSLLDSDDKQSTTKSSQARTFSNGLVIEELSMGKPDGKRASPGSQVSVHYIGKLKKNDKIFDSNVGRAPFKFRLGVGQVIKGWDVGVNGMRVGDKRRLTIPPSMGYGERGAGGKIPPHSWLVFDVELVNVR from the exons ATGAGCTTTTGGG GCATTGAAGTGAAACCAGGCAAGCCTTACCCTTATCACTCTGATGATGTGCAAGGAAAGCTTCGGGTAACACAG GCAACTTTGGGCCTTGGCTCGTCAGAAGAAAGGTGCATACTCCAGTGTGCAGTTGCACACAAGAGTCCAATTTTCTTATGTTCATTGCTACCAGGGAAAGCTGAAAGTTGCTCTTTGAATCTTGAATTTTCTGATGAGTTGGTAGCGTTCTCTGTGATTGGACCACGAAGCATTCATCTTTGTGGTTATTTTGATTCTGAAAAAGGAGATCACCTCCGAGATGAATATGAATA TGATTCGGGTGAGACTATTGCTGACACGGAATCAGACGAGTCCAGCGAATATGAttatgatgatgaatatgatgatGACTTCATTGATGATGACAATGATCTTCAAATTTACCCCCCTTCGCCTGTTCCCAGTGATGGAg TTGCAACCGAGGAGATAACTGAAGATGACaaacctaaaaaagaaaatggcaagTCTAAAcgaataaagaagaagaagaataatcaATCAAGTGACCAGGAAGACCAAAACAATTCCCAACAACAAATTGTTGTTAAGAGGGATGCAGGTATTTCAGTTCTGGAAagtgaagatgaagatggtttTCCAATTTCTTCCTCGGCAAAAAGAAAAGCTACTGTTCAGGATCCCCAAGCAGAAATAAAtggacaaaaagataaggaaacaacccaagaaacaaagaagaagatagaTAGAGAGGATAATGATGACACTACTGGAAAAAAGAGAAAGGTTAAAAGCATTGATGAAGACGGTCAACCAGAAAG caaaacaaagaagaagaagaagaagaagaagaagcagagagaaCAAGGTGCAGAGGAAAAGATTGATGAAATGGATGACAAGGAAGAGAACAACAATGCCTCTATAGATGAAATCAAGCCTGAGGAAGTGAAAAGGCAGGATTCTACCGATGGAAACAAACACGATCAGAG GGGCCTTGACACTGATGCAGGTAGTATGCCTGGTGAAGAttcatctgataaaaaaaagaagaaaaagaagaagaagaagacccaGGATAGTGGAACAACAACTAAGGAACAAGCTGTTTCAGCTGTGGGAGGTGAAGCCAAATCTTTGTTGGATTCTGATGATAAGCAATCTACAACCAAGTCTTCACAAGCTAGAACCTTCTCAAATGGATTGGTTATTGAAGAATTATCAATGGGAAAACCAGATGGTAAACGTGCTTCTCCCGGGAGTCAG GTCAGTGTGCACTACATCGGTAAGCTGAAGAAGAATGACAAGATATTTGACTCTAATGTCGGAAGAGCTCCCTTTAAATTCCGCCTAG GTGTCGGACAAGTCATAAAGGGATGGGATGTTGGAGTTAATG GCATGCGGGTTGGTGACAAAAGGAGACTCACAATTCCACCATCGATGGG TTACGGAGAACGGGGTGCTGGTGGGAAAATACCGCCACACTCATGGCTTGTCTTTGATGTTGAGCTGGTGAACGTTCGGTGA
- the LOC118056356 gene encoding enolase has protein sequence MVTIKAVKARQIFDSRGNPTVEADILLSDGTYARAAVPSGASTGVYEALELRDGGSDYLGKGVLKAVGNVNSIIGPALIGKDPTEQVQIDNFMVQELDGTVNEWGWCKQKLGANAILAVSLAVCKAGAMVKKIPLYQHIANLAGNKTLVLPVPAFNVINGGSHAGNKLAMQEFMILPVGASSFKEAMKMGVEVYHHLKSVIKKKYGQDATNVGDEGGFAPNIQENKEGLELLKTAIAKAGYTGKVVIGMDVAASEFYNDKDKTYDLNFKEENNDGSQKISGDSLKNVYKSFVADYPIVSIEDPFDQDDWEHYAKMTGEVGEQVQIVGDDLLVTNPKRVEKAIKEKSCNALLLKVNQIGSVTESIEAVKMSKHAGWGVMASHRSGETEDTFIADLSVGLSTGQIKTGAPCRSERLAKYNQLLRIEEELGSAAVYAGAKFRAPVEPY, from the exons ATGGTAACGATCAAGGCTGTTAAAGCTCGTCAAATTTTTGACAGTCGTGGAAATCCCACCGTTGAA gCTGATATTTTGCTCTCTGATGGAACCTATGCTAGAGCTGCCGTTCCAAGTGGTGCTTCCACTG GTGTATATGAAGCTTTAGAGTTGAGAGATGGAGGATCAGATTATCTTGGGAAAGGTGTACTTAAG GCTGTAGGGAATGTCAATTCTATCATTGGACCAGCCTTGATTGGCAAG GACCCAACAGAGCAGGTTCAAATCGATAATTTCATGGTACAAGAGCTGGATGGAACTGTTAATGAATGGGGTTGGTGCAAACAGAAG cTCGGAGCAAATGCTATATTGGCAGTGTCACTTGCTGTCTGCAAAGCAGGTGCAATGGTTAAGAAGATCCCTCTTTACCAG CACATTGCAAATCTTGCTGGAAACAAGACCTTGGTTTTGCCAGTACCTGCATTCAATGTCATCAATGGAGGTTCCCATGCTGGAAATAAACTGGCAATGCAG GAATTCATGATTCTCCCTGTTGGAGCATCATCTTTCAAGGAAGCCATGAAAATGGGTGTAGAAGTGTATCATCACCTGAAG TCTGTGATTAAGAAGAAGTATGGACAAGATGCCACCAATGTTGGTGATGAAGGTGGCTTTGCTCCTAATATTCAG GAAAACAAAGAGGGTCTTGAACTGCTCAAGACAGCGATAGCCAAAGCTGGATATACTGGAAAG GTTGTGATTGGGATGGATGTTGCTGCGTCAGAGTTTTATAATGACAAGGACAAGACCTATGATTTGAATTTCAAGGAAGAG AACAATGATGGATCACAGAAGATATCTGGAGACAGTCTAAAGAATGTATACAAGTCATTTGTGGCTGATTATCCAATTGTGTCCATCGAGGATCCATTTGATCAAGATGATTGGGAACACTATGCTAAGATGACTGGTGAAGTTGGTGAACAGGTGCAAATTGTTGGTGATGATCTACTTGTCACAAACCCCAAG CGTGTGGAGAAAGCAATTAAGGAGAAGTCCTGCAATGCCCTTCTATTGAAG GTGAATCAAATTGGTTCTGTAACTGAAAGTATTGAAGCTGTGAAAATGTCTAAACATGCTGGCTGGGGTGTCATGGCAAGCCACAGAAG TGGTGAAACTGAGGATACTTTCATTGCAGACCTTTCAGTTGGATTGTCTACT GGACAGATCAAGACTGGAGCTCCTTGCAGATCAGAACGCCTTGCAAAATACAACCAG CTTCTCAGGATAGAGGAAGAGCTGGGATCTGCAGCAGTATATGCAGGAGCAAAATTCAGGGCACCGGTTGAACCTTACTAA
- the LOC118056357 gene encoding probable rRNA-processing protein EBP2 homolog, with product MVVNKEESTLSDEKLMTDDELDNLDGKMSGSESESEDEDVKLPEPSKNAIFNRDGLADKLQDISWPENVGWIHKLVIDFNQEQEVDVNDDLTRELAFYTQALEGTRQAYAKLETMGIPFLRPPDYYAEMSKSDTHMEKVKGRLLAEKRSIEEAEERRKARESKKLAKEVQAQKQKERNAQKKAAIETVKNWRKQRKQSGFAGGDKDGELDMPFEDGKVFERSNKKRPGVSPGDRSGGKGRQPWKKGKNGPEKKKFKRESRDSKFGFGGRKGLKKQNTADTTDDFRGSKKGSAAGNKKRKR from the coding sequence ATGGTGGTAAACAAAGAAGAATCTACCCTGTCTGACGAGAAGCTGATGACAGATGATGAATTGGATAATCTTGATGGAAAAATGTCTGGATCTGAGTCAGAATCGGAGGATGAAGATGTGAAGTTGCCTGAACCATCAAAAAATGCTATATTCAATAGAGATGGTCTTGCTGACAAACTTCAAGATATTAGTTGGCCAGAGAATGTTGGATGGATCCACAAACTTGTGATTGACTTCAATCAAGAGCAAGAGGTGGACGTGAATGATGACCTGACTAGAGAGCTTGCTTTTTACACACAAGCCTTAGAGGGAACAAGGCAGGCATACGCTAAGCTGGAGACGATGGGGATTCCTTTTCTTAGGCCTCCTGATTATTATGCTGAGATGTCGAAGTCGGATACTCATATGGAGAAAGTGAAGGGCCGGCTTTTGGCAGAGAAGAGAAGCATTGAGGAGGCTGAGGAGAGAAGGAAAGCTAGAGAGTCTAAGAAACTAGCTAAAGAGGTTCAGGCCCAGAAGCAGAAAGAGAGAAATGCACAGAAAAAGGCAGCGATAGAGACTGTTAAGAACTGGAGGAAACAGAGGAAACAAAGTGGGTTTGCTGGAGGCGACAAGGATGGTGAGTTGGATATGCCCTTTGAAGATGGAAAAGTGTTTGAAAGGTCGAACAAGAAGAGGCCAGGGGTTTCTCCAGGAGATCGGTCTGGAGGGAAGGGGAGACAACCTTGGAAGAAGGGGAAAAACggaccagaaaagaaaaaattcaagagGGAATCAAGGGATTCCAAATTTGGATTTGGAGGGAGGAAAGGTTTAAAGAAGCAGAACACTGCTGACACCACTGATGATTTTAGAGGCTCCAAGAAAGGCAGTGCTGCCGGaaataagaaaaggaagaggTGA
- the LOC118056358 gene encoding 65-kDa microtubule-associated protein 3 — MSIVQSDPLLQVETTCGTLLYELQIIWNEVGETDTDRDKMLLELEQECLEVYRRKVDQANRSRAQLRQAIADSEAELAAICSAMGERPVHIRQADQNIGSLKEELRKIIPQLEEMRKRKLDRRKQFHEVLEGIRKISSEIYGPADHNVFVDEADLSLKKLEELHRQLHELEKEKSDRMKQVQQHLDTLNALCLVLGMDFKHTVSEVHPSFGDSGGLRDISNLTIQHLATTIHKLHEVKIQRMQKLQDLATTMLELWNLMDTPIEEQQEFQNVTCNIAASEHEITEPNTLSVEFIKYVEAEVSRLEELKSSKMKELVLKKRSELEEICRKMHVIPETDAAVEYAVEAIESGNMDPESILEQIEVQIANVKEESFSRKEILEKVEKWLTACEEESWLEEYNRDDNRYNAGRGAHLTLKRAEKARNLVNKMPGMVEALASKTMAWESERSTEFLYDGIRLLSMLEEYTILRQEKEEERRRQRDQKKLQGQLIAEQEALYGSKPSPSKPQSVKKASRVSTGGATNRRLSLGGAVLQTPRPDLPHYSKATPHSRPGNKVDRMHQNDHSKPHHDDGLAGLSAGRRGLDIAGLPMKKHSFGAVNGREPQSPMLRQPFSPISSTVSSKSNMLEEAMTHEDTSKKTLPINDLSFKTPSKTNTVADEENWTPKAMLIPVPTTPSTVSVPMQTAMTPAPPPVPFVVNPVEIPEEIEYSFEERRAGFILPNSHIKSIIQLQV; from the exons ATGTCTATTGTCCAGAGCGACCCACTTCTGCAAGTGGAAACAACTTGCGGAACCCTTTTATATGAATTAcag ataatttggAATGAAGTAGGGGAAACAGATACTGATAGGGATAAAATGTTGCTTGAGCTCGAACAAGAGTGTCTTGAAGTATACAGAAGGAAGGTGGATCAGGCGAACCGGAGCAGAGCTCAACTACGACAGGCTATAGCTGACTCTGAAGCAGAACTGGCTGCCATCTGTTCTGCAATGGGGGAGCGACCAGTTCATATCCGGCAG GCTGATCAAAATATTGGAAGCTTGAAGGAAGAGCTTCGAAAAATTATTCCGCAACTTGAGGAGATGAGGAAAAGGAAATTGGACCGAAGAAAGCAGTTCCATGAGGTTCTAGAGGGCATACGGAAGATCTCAAGTGAGATCTATGGACCGGCTGATCATAATGTGTTTGTTGATGAAGCTGACCTCTCCTTGAAAAAGCTGGAAGAGTTGCACAGACAGCTGCATGaacttgagaaagaaaag AGTGATCGCATGAAGCAGGTCCAGCAGCATCTAGATACTTTGAATGCACTTTGCTTAGTGCTTGGTATGGACTTCAAGCACACGGTTAGTGAGGTTCATCCAAGTTTTGGTGATTCTGGAGGATTGAGGGACATAAGTAATCTGACAATTCAGCATTTGGCTACTACAATTCATAAATTGCACGAGGTTAAAAtacagagaatgcaaaag CTCCAAGATCTTGCAACTACAATGTTGGAGCTATGGAATTTGATGGATACCCCTATCGAGGAAcaacaagaatttcaaaatgTTACATGCAATATAGCTGCTTCAGAGCATGAAATAACAGAACCAAACACTCTTTCGGTGGAGTTTATAAAATAT GTTGAGGCAGAAGTTTCTCGTTTGGAAGAGTTGAAGTCAAGCAAGATGAAGGAGCTTGTTCTGAAAAAGAGGTCGGAACTGGAGGAGATCTGCAGAAAAATGCATGTGATTCCAGAAACAGATGCTGCAGTAGAATATGCTGTTGAAGCCATAGAATCTG GAAACATGGACCCTGAGAGTATACTTGAGCAGATTGAGGTTCAAATTGCTAATGTTAAGGAGGAATCTTTTAGCAGGAAAGAAATACTTGAAAAGGTTGAGAAATGGTTGACTGCATGTGAAGAGGAGAGTTGGCTTGAGGAGTATAACAGG GATGACAATCGATACAATGCTGGGAGAGGTGCTCATCTGACTCTCAAGCGTGCTGAGAAAGCTCGCAATTTGGTTAATAAAATGCCAG GTATGGTGGAGGCTTTGGCTTCCAAAACCATGGCATGGGAAAGTGAGAGAAGCACTGAATTCTTATATGATGGT ATCCGCCTTCTTTCTATGCTTGAAGAGTACACCATATTACGCCAggagaaagaggaagaaagaaggagGCAGCGG GATCAGAAGAAACTGCAGGGACAGCTGATAGCTGAGCAAGAGGCCCTTTATGGGTCGAAGCCAAGCCCTTCAAAGCCCCAGAGTGTGAAAAAGGCTTCTAGAGTATCAACGGGAGGTGCAACCAACAGAAGACTTTCCCTTGGAGGAGCAGTGCTTCAGACTCCTAGACCTGATTTACCTCACTATAGCAAAGCTACACCACATTCACGTCCTGGCAATAAAGTTGATagaatgcatcaaaatgatcattCAAAACCCCACCATGATGATGGCCTTGCTGGTTTATCTGCTG GGAGGAGAGGGTTGGATATTGCTGGTCTTCCCATGAAGAAACACTCATTTGGCGCTGTAAATGGTCGTGAACCTCAATCACCAATGCTGCGGCAACCTTTCTCACCTATTTCTTCCACTGTTTCATCAAAATCCAACATGTTAGAAGAAGCAATGACACACGAAGACACATCTAAGAAGACACTTCCAATAAATGATCTGTCCTTTAAAACTCCCTCAAAGACAAATACCGTTGCAGATGAAGAGAATTGGACCCCAAAGGCAATGCTAATTCCCGTGCCTACAACACCTTCAACAGTATCAGTACCCATGCAGACAGCCATGACCCCAGCTCCCCCGCCAGTTCCATTTGTAGTTAATCCAGTTGAAATTCCTGAAGAGATAGAGTACTCATTCGAGGAAAGAAGAGCAGGATTCATTCTTCCCAACTCACATATAAAATCAATCATACAACTACAAGTCTGA
- the LOC118056359 gene encoding protein YLS7: MWKAMNLASSPKGTNPAMAAFPRSLSSMAASVGGLALFLVIASLLLVSYPIGSTIRGYFYGIDSSRQADLLLLEGNQSSTDLHHDSNLDVVDEDSSLGLDFKGPISLGGVNNNSVNVIDSQSEFNLQESTTGTRKEGKINPKGGSVTLSVKEIDADKGSEENSSDAASADSKSGAKSDKSAVPSNASKTGSDDSGCDLYQGSWFYDSLGPLYTNNTCPVLTQMQNCQGNGRPDKEYENWRWKPSQCDLPRFDAKKFLELMRGKTIAFIGDSVARNQMESMLCLLWQVEAPKNRGNKKMQRYLFRSTSTMVVRIWSSWLVHQTSESIDFAPKGVVKLHLDAPDEHFMEFIPNFDVIVLSSGHWFAKQSVYVLNNEIVGGQLWWPDRSRPKKINNVEAFGISVETILTSIATHPNFTGLTILRTYSPDHYEGGAWNTGGSCTGKEKPLAPGELVENGFTEIMHKKQITGFDRAINKATNKSRLKLMDITESFGYRHDGHPGPYRSLDPNKLTKRGTGGKPPPQDCLHWCMPGPVDTWNELVLEIIRRDFEANQDPSI; the protein is encoded by the exons ATGTGGAAAGCCATGAACTTGGCTTCTTCACCAAAAGGGACTAATCCTGCTATGGCTGCGTTTCCACGGTCGCTTTCTTCAATGGCAGCCTCAGTGGGAGGCCTTGCATTATTCCTGGTTATTGCTTCTTTGCTTTTGGTTTCTTACCCTATTGGTTCCACTATTCGTGGATACTTTTATGGGATAGATAGCTCCAGACAAGCGGATTTACTCCTTTTAGAAGGCAATCAGAGCTCGACTGATTTGCACCATGATAGTAATTTAGATGTGGTTGATGAGGATTCTTCACTCGGGTTAGATTTCAAAGGGCCCATTAGTTTAGGTGGTGTTAATAATAACAGTGTAAATGTCATTGATAGTCAATCTGAGTTTAATTTACAAGAATCCACTACTGGTACAAGAAAAGAAGGGAAGATCAACCCTAAGGGTGGTTCAGTTACTTTAAGTGTCAAAGAAATTGATGCAGATAAAGGATCAGAAGAGAATAGCTCAGATGCTGCTTCTGCGGATTCTAAATCAGGGGCTAAGTCAGATAAATCTGCTGTGCCCAGTAATGCATCCAAAACTGGTTCAGATGATTCAg GCTGTGATTTGTACCAAGGAAGTTGGTTTTACGATTCACTGGGACCATTATACACAAACAACACATGCCCTGTCCTGACACAGATGCAGAATTGCCAGGGAAATGGAAGGCCTGACAAGGAATATGAGAATTGGCGGTGGAAACCTTCTCAGTGTGACCTCCCACGATTCGATGCCAAGAAGTTTCTGGAATTGATGAGAGGGAAAACAATAGCTTTCATTGGTGACTCTGTTGCTCGAAACCAGATGGAATCGATGTTGTGCCTTCTCTGGCAG GTAGAAGCTCCTAAAAACCGAGGGAACAAAAAAATGCAACGATATTTATTTAGGTCAACATCTACCATGGTTGTCCGAATATGGTCCTCTTGGCTTGTTCACCAAACATCAGAATCCATTGACTTCGCTCCAAAGGGTGTTGTCAAACTCCACCTTGATGCCCCGGATGAGCATTTCATGGAATTCATCCCAAATTTTGATGTGATTGTTCTCTCTTCTGGGCACTGGTTTGCCAAGCAGTCAGTCTATGTCCTCAACAATGAAATTGTAGGGGGACAGTTGTGGTGGCCAGACAGATCTCGTCCAAAGAAGATTAACAATGTTGAAGCATTTGGGATATCTGTTGAGACAATTCTCACATCTATTGCCACACATCCAAATTTTACTGGGCTAACTATTCTCCGCACATATTCACCTGACCATTACGAGGGCGGGGCATGGAATACTGGTGGATCATGCACTGGGAAGGAAAAGCCTCTTGCACCAGGTGAATTAGTGGAAAATGGCTTTACTGAAATAATGCATAAGAAACAGATAACAGGTTTTGATCGAGCAATTAATAAGGCGACCAATAAATCAAGGTTGAAGCTGATGGATATCACTGAATCCTTTGGCTATCGCCATGATGGACATCCAGGTCCATACCGAAGCCTTGACCCTAATAAACTCACAAAACGCGGTACAGGTGGAAAGCCACCTCCACAGGATTGCTTGCACTGGTGCATGCCTGGCCCAGTTGATACCTGGAATGAACTTGTGCTTGAAATCATTAGAAGAGATTTTGAAGCCAACCAAGACCCTTCAATATGA